In Syntrophomonas wolfei subsp. wolfei str. Goettingen G311, a single window of DNA contains:
- a CDS encoding ATP-binding protein: MADITEIRELAKKLNLWNISRGYIDLNDEKLSNLDYLQMILHKELEIRARQKQIKLRRASKLPNKVFELPNLNKGLEWQIKQLSHLTWLNEEQNVILLGKCGTGKTSLAVHLGETAIDNGHKTYYASIDVFISILENKDINPKAGATFSYMRECDLIIIDDVFYLEPTRSELQAFYRAVTFLNETRSIIFITNREISTWLDVVEDKHLCQTLLDRITANCQIIRLTDR; this comes from the coding sequence ATGGCTGATATAACTGAAATCCGCGAGTTGGCTAAGAAGCTAAATCTATGGAATATTTCCAGGGGATATATTGATTTGAATGATGAGAAACTGTCCAACCTAGATTATCTTCAGATGATACTACATAAAGAACTAGAGATACGAGCCAGACAAAAACAGATCAAGCTAAGAAGGGCAAGCAAACTTCCCAACAAGGTATTTGAATTACCAAATTTAAACAAAGGTTTGGAATGGCAGATAAAACAATTATCCCATTTGACGTGGCTCAATGAAGAACAAAACGTTATTCTACTTGGTAAATGCGGGACAGGCAAAACTAGTCTTGCAGTTCATCTTGGAGAAACAGCGATCGACAATGGACATAAAACTTACTATGCATCCATTGATGTTTTTATATCTATTCTAGAGAACAAAGATATAAACCCAAAAGCAGGCGCAACCTTCTCCTATATGCGGGAATGCGACTTGATTATTATTGATGATGTTTTTTATCTAGAACCAACCAGGTCAGAGTTGCAGGCTTTTTATCGAGCAGTTACTTTTCTTAATGAAACAAGAAGTATCATTTTTATTACCAATCGAGAAATATCTACATGGTTAGATGTAGTGGAAGACAAACATCTTTGTCAGACTCTGTTAGATAGAATAACAGCCAATTGTCAGATCATTCGCTTGACCGACAGATAA
- a CDS encoding DUF262 domain-containing protein, whose amino-acid sequence MALLQDELKIRKIHELLHMKLALPPYQRPYSWSVKSANTLFQDTYNAYHEGLQEYRVGSVILHKENGKYNIVDGQQRLTT is encoded by the coding sequence GTGGCTTTGCTTCAAGATGAATTAAAAATAAGAAAGATTCATGAATTACTTCATATGAAATTGGCTTTACCACCATATCAGCGCCCGTATAGTTGGAGTGTGAAGTCTGCAAATACGCTTTTTCAAGATACTTATAATGCATACCATGAAGGTTTACAAGAATATAGAGTTGGTTCAGTAATTTTACATAAAGAAAACGGAAAGTATAACATTGTCGATGGCCAACAACGACTGACAACGTAA
- a CDS encoding zinc ribbon domain-containing protein, translating to MKIRGFKQCGEIYRRVHWNNRGKKSIVWRCVSRLENTGLTCHSRTVLEDMIGLATVDAINKLIGQKDGFLTILKENIETVISEADNNIVFEIDKKLEELQKDLLRLANSKEDYNDIADEIYRLREERHKALAEEAGKKGSKQRLEDMEKFLNEQSTLLEEYDEQLVRRLIEKITVYDDKLTIEFKSGVEVDV from the coding sequence GTGAAAATTCGCGGTTTCAAACAGTGTGGCGAAATATACCGTAGAGTTCATTGGAATAACCGAGGTAAAAAATCGATTGTTTGGAGATGCGTCAGTAGGCTTGAGAATACAGGGTTAACTTGTCATTCCCGAACTGTGCTGGAGGATATGATAGGCCTTGCTACGGTGGATGCAATTAATAAACTAATAGGGCAAAAGGATGGCTTTTTAACTATCTTAAAGGAAAATATAGAAACAGTGATAAGTGAAGCGGACAATAATATTGTTTTCGAGATAGATAAAAAGCTAGAGGAATTACAAAAGGATCTTTTGCGACTGGCCAATTCTAAAGAAGATTATAACGATATAGCTGATGAGATTTACAGGCTCAGAGAGGAAAGGCATAAGGCTTTAGCAGAAGAAGCAGGCAAAAAAGGTTCCAAGCAAAGGCTAGAAGATATGGAAAAATTCCTTAATGAACAATCCACCCTCCTTGAGGAATATGATGAGCAGCTAGTAAGGAGACTTATAGAGAAAATAACGGTCTATGATGATAAACTAACTATTGAATTTAAATCTGGTGTAGAAGTAGATGTATAA
- a CDS encoding DUF262 domain-containing protein, with protein MALLQDELKIRKIHELLHMKLALPPYQRPYSWSVKSANTLFQDTYNAYHEGLQEYRVGSVILHKENGKYNIVDGQQRLTTISILLYCLGEKDLGLLQEKYNQLSNDVIVTNYEILSKRISELPKDEQNKYKNYLFERCSVVQIVTDSEQEAFQFFDSQNSRGKELTPHDLLKSYHLREMNDEEENQKIRIINQWENVNQDDLNDLFKIYLYPLTQWYKGKSGLGYSSSKIDVFKGIKTTNVFNYAIYHKASNLFVEQFNANGSNELLASRALNQFQLTQPLMAGKRFFYYTLHYRNLLEQVQRLVSKVHTEEQVPSRRTGDLYIKQLYECALLFFADRFGIENLSKAVMQQLYTWSYSLRLVMEAVYLQTINKYVRGEHERVNYGLGMFSEISEMKNGEELKLISLEQPKIENKNKEKYRDVYDLLCEWNRW; from the coding sequence GTGGCTTTGCTTCAAGATGAATTAAAAATAAGAAAGATTCATGAATTACTTCATATGAAATTGGCTTTACCACCATATCAGCGCCCGTATAGTTGGAGTGTGAAGTCTGCAAATACGCTTTTTCAAGATACTTATAATGCATACCATGAAGGTTTACAAGAATATAGAGTTGGTTCAGTAATTTTACATAAAGAAAACGGAAAGTATAACATTGTCGATGGCCAACAACGACTGACAACTATTTCGATTCTTCTATACTGTTTAGGTGAGAAGGATCTGGGGTTATTACAAGAAAAATACAATCAACTGTCTAACGATGTGATTGTAACTAATTATGAAATTTTATCTAAGAGAATAAGTGAGCTACCGAAAGATGAGCAAAACAAGTACAAAAATTATTTATTCGAACGTTGTAGTGTAGTTCAAATTGTTACAGACAGTGAGCAAGAGGCTTTTCAATTCTTCGATTCACAAAATTCGCGCGGTAAGGAGTTAACCCCACATGATTTATTAAAGTCATATCATTTACGCGAGATGAATGATGAAGAGGAAAACCAAAAAATAAGGATTATCAACCAATGGGAAAATGTAAACCAAGATGATTTGAATGACCTATTTAAAATCTATCTTTACCCATTGACCCAATGGTATAAAGGAAAGAGTGGTTTGGGCTATTCATCTAGTAAAATAGATGTGTTCAAAGGGATTAAAACCACAAATGTATTTAATTATGCGATTTATCATAAAGCAAGTAATCTTTTTGTAGAACAGTTTAATGCAAATGGAAGCAATGAATTACTTGCATCTAGAGCATTAAATCAATTTCAATTAACACAGCCTCTTATGGCAGGAAAGCGATTCTTTTATTACACTCTACATTATAGAAATCTACTTGAGCAAGTACAAAGATTAGTGAGTAAAGTTCATACAGAGGAACAAGTTCCGAGTAGACGCACTGGAGATCTTTACATTAAACAATTATATGAATGTGCGCTATTATTTTTTGCTGATCGCTTTGGAATTGAAAACCTATCTAAAGCTGTGATGCAGCAATTATATACTTGGAGTTATTCTTTGCGGCTGGTTATGGAAGCTGTCTATCTACAGACAATTAATAAATATGTGCGAGGAGAACATGAACGCGTAAACTATGGATTAGGTATGTTTTCAGAAATCAGTGAAATGAAAAACGGAGAAGAATTAAAACTCATTTCTTTAGAGCAACCTAAAATTGAGAATAAAAACAAAGAGAAGTACAGGGATGTGTATGATTTACTTTGTGAATGGAATAGGTGGTAG
- a CDS encoding transposase → MGSENLGNIIFVPAFEEYVKRIGYSVSLCRPRDPQSKGKVEEVIGYVKQSFLEGRVYTGIDSLNSAALAWLDREGNGRVHTVTRKVPREMFIEEQKQLFHVKPYSEVSSTVASFDSNGVVSYKGNRYQIDVGVMDAHQRIRIEDDGKILLFYDTDTNELLAKYPVTEDTGQIFKAEEKNNRNRVSHALIKQYFAEHEIAQEFIRRMEQEQPKYFNSHCIRLNRMTKFYSMEQMLDGVRYCIETERCNAYELLAYIMYKHGEQIAKKFLPNQQYFNHLTRSKEIRREIDG, encoded by the coding sequence GTGGGTAGCGAAAATCTAGGTAATATTATATTTGTACCGGCCTTTGAAGAATATGTAAAGCGTATCGGCTACAGTGTTTCATTATGCAGGCCAAGAGATCCTCAGAGTAAAGGTAAGGTAGAAGAGGTAATTGGATATGTTAAGCAAAGTTTTCTGGAGGGGAGGGTATATACCGGAATTGACAGTCTTAACAGTGCAGCTCTTGCATGGTTGGATAGAGAAGGCAACGGGAGAGTTCATACTGTGACTAGAAAAGTGCCACGAGAAATGTTTATTGAAGAACAAAAACAGCTTTTTCATGTTAAACCATATTCAGAGGTATCAAGTACTGTAGCATCCTTTGATTCCAATGGAGTGGTCAGCTATAAAGGGAATCGTTATCAGATTGATGTCGGTGTGATGGATGCACATCAACGTATACGTATTGAGGATGATGGTAAAATACTTCTATTTTATGATACTGATACTAATGAATTATTAGCTAAGTATCCAGTAACAGAAGATACTGGACAGATATTCAAAGCTGAGGAAAAAAACAACAGAAACAGGGTTTCTCATGCTCTTATAAAACAATATTTTGCAGAGCATGAAATAGCTCAGGAATTTATACGGCGGATGGAACAGGAACAACCAAAATATTTTAATAGCCATTGTATTCGCTTAAATCGCATGACGAAGTTTTATTCGATGGAGCAAATGCTTGATGGGGTAAGATATTGCATTGAAACTGAACGCTGCAATGCCTATGAACTTTTGGCTTACATAATGTATAAGCATGGTGAGCAGATAGCAAAGAAGTTCTTACCAAATCAACAGTATTTCAACCATCTGACACGTAGCAAGGAGATAAGGAGGGAAATCGATGGCTGA
- the tnpA gene encoding IS66 family insertion sequence element accessory protein TnpA, with protein sequence MVNNDLRSLWEQRLADYETSGKSIATWCREHSIRNNQFYYWRKKLRMDQVENNQPVKWLPLEVEQANLAPGSIGVHVGQATVEIKPGFDPHLLRQIVKVLQTI encoded by the coding sequence ATGGTCAATAACGATCTGCGCAGCCTGTGGGAACAGCGTCTGGCAGACTATGAAACCAGCGGTAAAAGCATAGCTACCTGGTGTAGGGAACATTCAATTAGGAACAACCAGTTCTATTACTGGCGTAAAAAACTGCGTATGGACCAGGTTGAAAATAACCAACCAGTTAAATGGCTTCCCCTGGAAGTAGAGCAAGCAAACCTTGCTCCCGGTTCCATAGGCGTTCATGTTGGGCAGGCAACAGTTGAGATTAAACCAGGCTTTGATCCCCACCTGTTGCGCCAAATCGTAAAGGTTCTACAAACCATATGA
- the tnpB gene encoding IS66 family insertion sequence element accessory protein TnpB (TnpB, as the term is used for proteins encoded by IS66 family insertion elements, is considered an accessory protein, since TnpC, encoded by a neighboring gene, is a DDE family transposase.): MISEISNRLVYLACGSTDLRKSIDGLAVLVKESFHLDPFSPCLFVFCNRKRDKLKILQWEHNGFWLHYRRLERGKFDWPTAHTDVVSISYREFRWLLDGLSLKQNQAHKAVKQRVIL, translated from the coding sequence ATGATCAGTGAAATATCAAACCGACTGGTTTACCTGGCCTGCGGTAGCACTGATCTTAGAAAATCGATTGACGGATTGGCAGTACTGGTTAAAGAATCATTCCATTTAGATCCCTTTAGCCCCTGCCTATTTGTATTTTGTAATCGTAAACGTGACAAACTCAAAATTCTACAGTGGGAGCATAACGGGTTCTGGCTGCATTACCGGCGTCTGGAGCGGGGCAAATTTGACTGGCCCACCGCCCATACCGATGTGGTCAGTATCAGCTACCGTGAATTCCGTTGGCTCCTGGATGGCTTGTCACTAAAACAAAATCAGGCTCATAAAGCAGTTAAACAAAGAGTTATTCTTTAA
- a CDS encoding IS66-like element ISSwo2 family transposase has product MNMQDNSAQIIEQLNDKILMQEQQIAELNAKVKWYEEQYRLSRQKQFGTSSEKTTPEQINLFNEAEDIVDPEIKEPDIETITYERKKKQPGQKADKLKDLPVEVIEYRLLEHEQVCPCCQGSLHEMSTQIRQEIKVIPAQVKVVQHVQYIYSCRQCEKENITTPIIKAQMPNPILPGSLASPSILAYIMDQKYTNSMPLYRQEQQLSRLGIELSRQTMANWVLNVADPWLKIIYDRLHVELLDRDILHADETTLQVLKEPGRSAETKSYMWLYRTGRDGPPIVLYEYQTTRASKHPDRFLSGFKGYLQTDGYSAYGKLTGITLVGCWAHARRKFTEALKALPAAQKDKPVAASVGLEYCNRLFAIERQLKDVSDKERYDKRLEKSKPLLDEFYIWLKKQKQQTLPKSTFGQAITYCLNQWDCLNSFLLDGRLEIDNNRAERSIKPFVIGRKNWLFTNTPRGARGSAIIYSVIETAKENNLKPYNYMFYLFEQLPNVDTGDQAAIDRLLPWSDTLPEECGMPQENITSSSS; this is encoded by the coding sequence ATGAACATGCAAGATAATTCGGCTCAGATAATTGAACAACTTAATGATAAAATCCTTATGCAGGAACAACAGATTGCTGAACTTAATGCCAAGGTAAAGTGGTATGAGGAGCAATATCGCTTAAGTCGCCAAAAACAGTTTGGTACTTCCAGTGAGAAAACTACTCCCGAACAGATTAATCTGTTTAATGAAGCTGAAGATATTGTTGACCCCGAAATTAAAGAACCAGATATCGAAACCATTACCTATGAGCGTAAGAAAAAGCAGCCTGGTCAAAAAGCTGATAAGCTTAAAGACCTTCCGGTTGAAGTAATTGAATACCGACTTTTAGAACATGAGCAAGTCTGCCCCTGCTGCCAGGGTTCCCTTCATGAAATGAGTACCCAGATCAGACAGGAGATAAAGGTAATACCTGCTCAGGTAAAAGTAGTACAGCATGTTCAATACATATATTCCTGCCGCCAGTGTGAGAAAGAAAATATTACGACACCGATAATCAAAGCACAAATGCCTAACCCCATATTACCAGGCAGTTTGGCATCCCCCTCCATACTGGCATATATTATGGATCAAAAATATACCAACAGTATGCCGTTATATCGTCAGGAACAGCAGTTATCCCGTCTGGGAATAGAGCTGTCCCGCCAGACCATGGCAAACTGGGTTTTAAACGTTGCCGACCCCTGGTTAAAGATAATTTACGACCGCCTGCATGTGGAGTTGCTTGATAGAGATATCCTGCACGCGGACGAAACAACCTTGCAGGTATTAAAAGAACCGGGGCGTTCAGCCGAAACTAAATCCTATATGTGGTTATATCGTACCGGAAGAGATGGACCACCAATTGTCCTGTACGAATATCAGACCACCAGAGCCAGTAAACATCCGGACCGATTTCTGTCTGGTTTTAAAGGATATCTACAAACTGATGGTTACAGTGCCTATGGTAAACTGACCGGCATAACGCTGGTCGGCTGCTGGGCGCATGCACGCAGAAAATTCACCGAAGCCCTTAAAGCATTGCCGGCTGCCCAAAAAGATAAACCGGTAGCAGCCAGTGTGGGGTTGGAATACTGCAATAGATTATTTGCTATTGAACGTCAGTTAAAAGATGTATCTGATAAAGAACGTTATGATAAACGGTTGGAAAAAAGCAAACCGTTACTTGACGAATTCTATATATGGCTTAAAAAGCAAAAGCAACAAACCCTTCCCAAAAGCACCTTTGGTCAGGCTATTACTTACTGCCTGAACCAGTGGGATTGTTTAAACAGCTTCCTGCTGGATGGCAGGTTGGAGATAGATAATAATCGTGCCGAACGTTCAATTAAACCCTTCGTAATAGGAAGGAAAAATTGGCTGTTTACAAATACCCCCAGGGGTGCTAGAGGCAGTGCAATTATATACAGCGTAATTGAAACGGCCAAGGAGAATAACCTAAAGCCTTACAATTATATGTTTTATCTGTTTGAGCAGTTGCCCAATGTTGATACGGGTGATCAAGCTGCCATTGACCGCTTGTTGCCCTGGTCTGATACACTGCCCGAGGAGTGCGGAATGCCCCAGGAGAATATTACCTCAAGTAGTTCCTGA
- a CDS encoding single-stranded DNA-binding protein, producing the protein MGDVNELLEEAIKETENLNEGEVFLVKDLFKGYVWNRIPRKDRLLLGTLFLNYVNKMEGNIKAIEKTSSNQQRYQKV; encoded by the coding sequence ATGGGTGATGTTAATGAGTTACTAGAAGAAGCTATTAAGGAAACTGAAAACTTGAATGAAGGTGAAGTCTTTCTTGTTAAAGATTTGTTCAAGGGTTATGTATGGAATAGAATACCCAGAAAGGATCGACTTCTGCTTGGGACTTTATTTTTAAACTACGTAAATAAAATGGAAGGTAATATAAAGGCTATTGAAAAGACTTCATCTAATCAACAGAGGTATCAGAAGGTTTGA